The following nucleotide sequence is from uncultured Draconibacterium sp..
CCAGTAGAAATGCAAAAATATGGGCCTGGGTGTCGTTTGCTGCCGGTTTGGCCTGGGTAATTCTAGCTGTAATACTATCGATTTTTGGTGTACTCGCAGGAATAATGCAGGGAGCTTTTAATTTTTAGTGGATGAAAAGAACAATCAATAGTATACTGCTACTCGTAATTATTGGGGTAGCAGTTCTTTTTTTTATACTCGACCCGGCACGGCACGAAATTTTTCCACAGTGTCTGTTTCATTCGTTAACCGGGGGCTATTGCCCGGGATGCGGCTCGCAGCGGGCTTTTCACAGTTTATTGCATTTAGATTTTGCCGGTGTGATTGGGTATAACTTTTTATTTCTTCCGGCAACGCTTTTTATTTTGTATCATTATCTGTATCCTCTATTGAATAAAGCTTTCGGATGGAAACTTCCGAACCTGTTTTACAAGAAACAAACGCCAATGATTGTTTTAGCTATAGTTGTTGTGTTTTGGATTACGCGAAATCTGCCGTGGTATCCGTTTAATGTGCTTGCACCTGTGGGATAGGCACAAAAAAAACGGATGCGAAAACGCACCCGTTTATCTATTCAATTTGGTTAGGATCACTTCACGAATGAAGCATCATTTAAATAATCGAAACATTTTTCAACACCTTCAAACTGTGTCATACTTCCGCCTCTGATTCCTTCCAGTTCCACATAAAAACCTTCCAGACCATTTTTGTATGCTTTGTTAAAGATGTTTTTAAAGTTCATCATTCCCGACTGGCCAAGAACCGAACGGTCTTTAATATGAAGGACAGGGAATCTGCCGGCATACTTCTCGAAGTATTCCAACGGATCGTTAGCCCCCATAACTGTCCAGTAAACATCCATTTCGAAAAATACCAAATCCGGATCGGTACCATTCAGAAACAAGTCGTAAATTACGTCACCCACAGGCATCCATGGATTCTGTTGTTTATCCTTGTCTTCAGGTTTTACAACACGTCCGAATTCCATGCTATGGTTATGATAACCAAACTTAATTCCGGCTGATTTTGCAATTTCACCGGCCTGGTTAAACGATTCGCAAACCACTTTTACGGCATCATGTGTTGGCACATTTGGCATCATTGGCTGAACCAAAGTTTTCACCCCAAATTTCACATGGTCTTCAACGGTTTGTTTCCAGAAATCGGCGATCTCACCCAGTTTATCTTTCGTGATATCACGAGTGGGAGGATTTACGTGTGAGCTGGTAATTTTCAAACCTGCATCATCAGCCAGTTTTTTGTATTCTTCAACCGAATACTCACCCATTTTGCGATTGCCGTAACCCGCCAACTCAATGGTGCTGTAGCCGATATCCTTTATTTTTTTCAAGCCATTAGGAACATCAGCAGTCAATTCCCTTCCCAGAGAATAAATTTGTAAACCAATTTCCTTTTTCCCCATACCAACCATAGCGGCAGCACTGGCAGGCTTTATGGAGCCAGCTACCATACCTCCGGCGGTAAGCAGGCCCATTCTTTTCAGAAATTCTCTTTTATTCATTTAATTTTTAGTTGGTTGATTTATAATTTATACGAACCACGATATTGGTAATCATACAAACGGTGATCCCAGGCTTCCTTATCTGTTCCGAAGCTGTGTGTTGCAGGGTTCCATTTTACCGAACGTTGTAATTCAGTAGCCATGTTTCCTAAACAACAAGTGATAGCAGTACTTGCACCTACTTCAACCGGAGCAATTGGTTTTTGTCTTGAACGCACACAGCTGATGAAATCTTCCATGTGTGGAGAACTGATCTCAAAGCTACCGCCACCCTCTTTCTGCGCTTTCTGCATTTCCTCAAACATTTTCTTCCGCTCTTCCGGGGTTAGGTTTTTCGGACGTCTTCCTCTTAACTCATCAGGAACTAAATCTGATTTTGAACAAGCCAGGTAACCGCGAGCTACTTCAATCCAACCGTCGTCGCCGATGAATTTGATACCCTGAGCATTTGGCATATCTTCGAGATACGATTGTTCTGTCATTACAACACCATTCAGGTATTTAAAAGTCATGTAGTCTGCTCCTTCAACTCCTTTAGGGATAATTTCTGCAGGCCCCGAACCGTCCATACCAATAGCAGCTTGTGCTATATCGAACATGTGCGCACCCCAGTCGGCAGTAAATCCGTTACCGGTTTCGCGGTACCAGCGCCATGCACCCCATAATTTTTCTCTTTCTGCGGGATCGAGCGAAATAGGAGGACAAAGATCTGAGTGATAATGAATATTAGGATCATTCAATGGTCCCATCCAAAGGTTGAAGTTCAGGTTCGCGGGAACTTTCATCTCTGGTAAATCAAGTGGAGCTGGAGGATCGCCAACTTTAGCATATACTTTATCGATATGACCGATAGCGCCACTTTGAACTAATTCGATAGCTTTTTGGAATTCGGCACTTGAACGCTGCTGGCTTCCTACCTGAACAACACGTTTTGTATCTTTTGCCACACGAACCATTTTTTCGGCTTCGGTAATGGTAAAAGAAAGTGGTTTCTGAACATATACGTCTTTACCGGCCTGGCAAGCGTGAATGGTTTGTAATGCATGCCAATGATCTGGTGTACAAACTTCTACGGCATCGATGTCTTTGCGCTCAAGCAATTCTTCATATTGTTCGTACTTATCAACGCGAGGCGCCAATCCCAACGATTGTTGCCATTCTTCAACAGTACGTTTAAAACGTTCTGTTTTCATACTGTCAACATCGCAACCTGCAACAACTTCTACTCCGGGAACTGCCGAGAAACTCCGGAAATCGTTCATACCTTGCTGTCCAAGGCCAATGAAACCCATTGTTACTCTGTCGCTGGGAGCGATTTTAATGCCGTTGATAGTCCAACTTGGAAGGATGGTCAAACTGGATAAACCCAGTGCTGAAAGACCCAGAAATTTCCGTCGGTCTAATTGATTAGATTTTTTTGAATCCATAGGTTTAGATTTTTATTAGTGATCAAATATTTTTCGAAATTGGACACAAGATAATTGAATTTGTCAAAACGACGCAATGAAAAATTAAAAAATGTATTCGTACTGATTATGTTGGAGCTATTTAGACGCCTTAAAAGAAAACAAATATTTATGAAGTGGTTTCTTAAGTTGCTCAAATTCGGAATAATGAATCAGCTCGATAGCCGCACAGCCCGCGATCATCGCCGATAAATTGACGTTTAAACCCTCGCGAAAAAGACACAGTACCGGCTTCCGCATTTCCACTGCCCGGCCAATTTCGTAACCAACTCCCATCGACACTGCAGTTACTTCAGCCACAATTACATCGGAACTTTGAAGCCATTCCAAATCCCGATCATGAATAAACTGATCGTTTGGACCATCATCACCGATACTGGTTAATGCCGGATCGCCAACATGCTCAGTCAGCACTTCACCAAATGTTTTCAGGTACTGAATAATTTGTTCGTAGAGGGCGGCATCTTGTCTGCCTCCACGTATGGAACCGGCAAAATAAATCTTCATAGGTATTTAATCAGTCTTTGTTTTACTTGGAAACCCAGTGGTTGACTTTTGTTCTCCCTGTTCAAAAACAACACGTGTACGCGGTAAACTTTCCGGGTAATTCTTTTGGATAAATTCAATCATTTTTTCACGGATAAAAACCCGAAGATCCCAGGCTATTGGCGAATCTTTTGCACTCATTAAAGCTCTAATTTCCACTCCGTATTCTTTGGTATCGGTAACTTGCAAAACGTTTACCCTTTTGTCCCATAACGGTGTGCTGTTAAGTAAACGAGTCAGTTCTTCCCGCAACGCATCGAACGGAACGTGATAATCGGTATATAAAAACACAGTTCCCAGAATTTCTGAAGTATTACGTGTCCAGTTCTGAAATGGTTTTTCGAAAAAATAGGTGGATGGCACCACCAACCGGCGCTGATCCCAGATCTTCACCACCACATATGTAAGTGTAATTTCTTCTATTCTTCCCCATTCATTTTCAATAATCACCACATCGTCGAGCCGAATGGGTTGAGTGATGGCAATTTGCAAACCGGCCAGCACAGTGGCAATAAGCTTTTGTGCCGCAAAACCAATAATAATACCTGCAACACCAGCCGAAGCAAAAAGACTAATTCCCAACTGCCTCACATCTTCAAACAACATTAATGATGCTCCGATTGCAACAATAACAATCATGAAATAAATGATACTTTCCATGATGTTGAACTGTGTCAGGAACTTTCGCTCGCGTAAATTATCTTCCTGCGAAGTATCTAACTTGGAAAGGATAACTCTTTTAAAGCCACGCAAAATTGCCATTAATCCCCAGGCAATACTTACGATTAGCATAATGGAACCGGTTTTGTTAAAAAAGTTATAATAATCGGGCGATACCAATTCGCGCTTTTCCACAAAACCTTTAAAGAATATTGCTACAAGCAGTAAAATAACCGGGATAATAAATCTGATAAATCTTTTCATATAAAGTGTGTTTTATTTTGGTTGTTCAACGGTACTTTTAATATGAATATCGCGCTGAGGAAATGGAATTTGAACTCCACCTTTACGGAACTCATCATCAATGGCATAGCGCATTTCGCTCTTCGTATTTTCTACCCAAAACGATTCGCGCACCCAAAAGAATATCTGGAATTCGAGTGCAGAATCACCAAAATTATTAAATCGTACAAACGGTTTTGGAGTTGCAGAGATATTGCCATTCTTTGCCGCACAATCAAGAAGGATTTTAGTTACCAGTTTTGTATCAGAACCGTAAGCCACACCCACATCAACCGAAAAGCGTGTGTTGTAATCCATGTGGCTCCAGTTGATAATTTTGTCGTTAACAAATTTCGAATTGGGTACCACCAAAATAATATCGTCGCGGGTTTTTAAACGTGAGGTGCGGAGCCCGATATGAATCACCCGCCCCACTGTACCGTCTTGCAACTGAATTACATCGTTTAATTGCAGATTTCGCTCAATAAGCAAAACAATTCCAGAAGCAATATCGCTGAACAACTGTTGGATACCAAAACCAACACCTACCAATAAGGCAGTAATACTGGCTAGGAGTACCGATACTTTTAATCCCGACGATTCTAAAAGAAAAATAATGATGATAACCCAAACGACATACCTTAATATAAGATATACCGACCAGTAAGAACGTCGTTCGGCTTCCTCTCTTTTTATAAAGCGCTTAAAAAAACGGCGGATTATTTTTAATACAATTAGTGTTACCAGTACTACAACAAGAATTAAAAATATGTTGTAAACTGTTAATGTAAATTCTCCGCTTTTGAATATTTCAAGATTTAATATTTCTCTAAACGTCATAACTCTTAATCAAAATATTGGAGTTAGAAAAGTACTAAAATCTGTCAGATATGAAAAGTTTTAGGGAGCGATTATGATTTAGCTTTGATATAGCAACAATGAATGGGGTGTATGGTTTAAAAAAAAGGAGACCTTTTTAAAAGACCTCCTTTCTTCCTGTGGCAAAAAGTATTTCTTAATTCATTCCAACTATTAGCCCTGGCTTAAAAAAAGCAGCGTACGCAGTTTCAGAATGTAATGCCTCTATAGTTTTTGTTATTCCTTTATCATCGTTAATCGATGCTCTTATCGATCCTTTTTGGTAATAAAAGCGCGAAACGATCTCGCTTTCCAGCAAATCGCTGATTTCAGGTCTGAACACCGATAAGTCTTTATCCAGATCAGGTTCAATTTTAGCTGCCAATGCATCAAACTCTTCTTTTGCCAGCTCGTAATATTTTTCCTGCTTTGCTGTCTCCAACAACTCTTTCAAATCGTCTTGTGATGCCGATTCGTAGTTAAAATCGCTCTGCTCAACAAAATCCGCAAACTGCTTATAAATGTCGTCGGTAATCGAAAATTCTTCGGGTTCCGGAATACTTTCGTTTTCGTTTGAATATGTTGTGGCAAAATCGAAAATCATAAAACGGGTAACCAACTCGATACTTAAACTGCTCAGTCTGTCGCCTTCAATTTTTACATCGGGAACAACACCACCGCCATCGTATACTTTGCGGCCTTTTTTAGTTGTAAATTCAGAAATCAGTGAATCAGGAACATGTCCAACACTACCATCTTCGTTGCGGTGCGAATAATCCAGCGCCTGAATACAACGGCCACTAGGAATGTAATATTTAGCGGTAGTAACTTTTAGTTTTGTATTGTAGCTTAAATCGCGTGTAGTTTGCACTAGTCCTTTTCCAAATGTACGTGTACCGACAATAATCCCGCGGTCGAGATCCTGAATAGCCCCAGATACGATTTCGGATGCCGAAGCCGATCCGCTGTTTACAAGAACAGCAATCTTCATTGTTGTATCTAATGGCTCAGCTGTTGCTTTATATACTTTGTCCCATTGTTTTACTTTACCGCGGGTGCTAACAATTTCTTCGCCTTTAGGTACAAAGAAGTTTACAATTTTTACGGCTTCCATTAACAATCCGCCCGGGTTCCCACGTAAGTCGAGAATCAATCCGTCTGGGTTATTTTCTTTTAGTTCGAGAAAAGCTTTTTTTACATCGTTGCTACAGTTGGCCGTAAAATTCGACAAACGAATATAAGCTGTATTTCCATCGATCATGCCGTAATAAGGAACAGCTTCAATACTGATCTTCTCGCGAATAACATCAACCGTAAAAGGCTTTTTCTGGCCGGGACGCTGCAATTTTATGGTAACAGGTTTGTTGGCCGGTCCTTTCAACAGCGAGCTCACATCCTCGGTGTTCATATCTTTGGTGTCTTTTCCTGAAACCTCAAGAATAATGTCGCCTGCTTTTATCCCGAATTTCTGTGCCGGAAATCCTTCGTAAGGTTCGGCAATAATAATGTTATCCTTCTGTTTACTAATTAGCGCTCCGATACCCGCATATTCGCCGGTGGTCATAAAACGGAAATCTTCCATCTGATCTTCCGAAATGTAATTCGTGTAAGGATCGAGTGAGGATAACATCTTATCAATACTGGTTTTTACCAAATCATTCGGATTCACTTCGTCAACATAAAACATGTTCAACTCGCGAAACAAAGTGTGGTAAATATCCAGATTCTTTGCAATTTCAAAATTCTTCTCGTCGCGGGTAAAGCTGAAAAAGCTAATACTAATTATCGCAACTATCGTAATTCCTATTAATAATCTTTTCTTCATAATTCCTTCTTTTCTGAATTCACTGTCTGCACCATTGCACCGAACTGCCAAAAGTAACAAATCTTGCCTTATATCAGTAATGCAACCCGGCAATCCATTACGTTAATTTATGCTAAAACCAATCGTTTATGCTTATGGTTTAACATTTTTGGCGCCGAAAAGTTAAAGGTCGTAAAAGAAAATATTGCGTTAAACCATTTCATAACAGCCCCGTCTAAACCACTGAATTACGGATGTAATTTCCACGCAACCAACAACCCGTAGTCATTTTAAACACGGTGCTTAACGGTTAATAGATAGATGTTTTGGGGCCGGGAATTAAGTTTTCCGGCTTTTTTTGTGCTTAGCAAACAATAAGACGCAAAAACACGATGTTCTTATTTAACCACAATAGCCACATAGTAAATAAAAGAATGTTTCGCCACCTAAGCTTTTGGTGATTACTTATTGTCAATTAGTTGCAAATCCGTTCACGATACTACTGCTAAATTTTTCTATCTTGTTATAAAATTGTAGAACTGCAAACTTTCTTCCCTCTTCTGAAATCTAAAATCCTTAATCATCACTCTAAATTTTTTGCGTTCAATTCCTGCTTACCGACAAAATACCCCGGTTTAACGAAATAATTTCCCGCGTTCGTCTGGAATGCAATAATTTGCATGAGAATTATAAACCAAACAAAAAACGATGAAACAGTTTGTAGTATTCCTTTCGGGGATCATTTTATCACTTTTTACTTCTTCGTGCTTGTTGCAGTCCACCGTTAAAGGAAATGGGAATGTAACAACCGAAGAACGAAATCTTGAAGATTTCAGCAAACTAAATGTAAGTCGCGGAATGAATGTTTACGTTACCATGGGAAACGATTATAAAGTTATTGTTGAGGCCGATGAAAACCTCCATAATAGTATTGTTACCGAGTTGCGCGGCGAAGAACTTCGTATAAAAGCTATCGACATCATCCGAAATGCAACCAGCCTAAAAGTATTTGTTACGCTTCCACAGCTCGAAGCTACAACATCATCATCGGGCAGCAATGTATTTTCTGAAGATGTTTTAAATGTTAACGACATTGATCTTTCCGTTTCGTCGGGTGCTAATTTAAAATTCTCGCTTAATGCCGACGAGGTAAGTGCAAAGGCCAGCTCTGGATCGAATATTTTTCTCGAAGGAACTGCCGGCTCTGTTAACGCCAAAGCCAGTTCAGGATCGAACATTAAAGCCGGAGAATTACAAGCCAAGTCGGCACAGGCAAGTGTTAGTAGTGGCGCAAACATCTGGCTAAGCACCGAAAACGAACTGCAGGCAACTGCCAGCAGCGGCGGAAATGTATTTTATAACGGCAACCCGTCTGAAACCGAAATAAGCAAGTCATCGGGCGGAAATGTGATAAAAAATTAGCCGAAACTGTAACTTTCCATTTTGGCCAGCGTCTTTTCAATAGTCTCAATTCAAAAAACAAAAAATAACGCACATGAAAACATTCTCAAAAATTCTATTCCTGTTTATGATAGCTGTTACCAGCTACGGAACTGTACTTGCAGGCAACAGCGACGAAACACAAACACGCCAGGTCAGTGGTTTTAATGCCATAAAAGTCTCGACCGGAATCGACCTGTACCTGACAATGGGAAATACCGAAGAAGTAAAAGTTGTGGCCGACGACGACATAATTGATGATCTGAAAACCGAAGTAGAAGGTGGAACGCTTAAAATTTACATGAAACGTAATAACTGGTTTAACTGGGGAAGTGGCAACCAAACAAGAAAAGTTTATGTAACCGTTAAAGAGTTAAAAGAACTATCAGCTTCATCGGGTTCCGATGTAGAATCGACAAATACACTGGAAGGCGAATCGCTGGATGTAAGATGCAGTAGTGGATCGGATTTAAAAATTGAGGTGTATTATAAAAATCTGTCGGTTGATACCAGCAGTGGCAGCGATGCCAAACTCCGTGGCAAAGTAAAAACAATTCGCGTTGATGCCAGCAGTGGTTCGGATATAAAAGCCGGCGATCTTGAATCGGCAATTTGTTATGCCAACGCCAGCAGCGGATCGGATATTACCGTTAGTGTTAGCAGCGAATTGTATGCCAATGCCAGCAGCGGTTCGGATATAAATTACCACGGCAGCCCCGATATCAGAGACATTGACGAATCGAGCGGTGGCGATGTAAGCCAGCGTTAGTTATCAGAACGCTGATGACGCGGATAGTAATGATTTTCGCTTGATACGCTATAGGTATTGGCCATTTCAACATAGTTAATATTCCTGCATCAAATAAATCATGAATTTTTAACTGTTATAAAGGCTCCTAATCCTTATTGTTGCACTGAAAGCACTAATAAAAATAAATCCCGAAGTTATTCCTTCGGGATTCTATTTTTATATCAGCAGATTTTAAAGTCAGCTCAATTTTTGAGTCTACTTTATTCAGTCATTTCACCAAAATTGACCTTAATTCTTTTTTGTTTTCTGCGTAAATCAACCTAAATCCGTGTTATCTGTGTTCCCATTGGCGGCCAGTTCCGCCTTTTTTTGTGTCTGCAATCTTACTAACTCAATAGAAATCATATTTTTGCGTTGTAATAAAACAAAAAGATAAAATGATTTTCCTGAAGGGAGATTATTATTTGCGTGTTCTCCGCCAGCTGCGGATTACCGTATGAAATAATCGTTTACAAACAAATGAAAAGCTTAGCCACAAAAATAGGATTCATTATAATTCTGTTATCTGTAATTTGTAGAATATCTGCAACAGCACAAAACGGAAATCCACTGCAGTTTTTGACAGAGGTAAGTCAATCGTCGCAGTCAAATCCGGCAATTCACAATAAAACCGAAAAGCTGGTTATCGGGCTTCCTCTTTTATCGGGAGCCTTACTTCACTGGAATGCTAATTTTTCTTCCGATTATTTATTTACCGAAAACTTTGAGTATAGCTTCGATCATTTTTACAAGTCCTTAGGCGAATCCGGCAATGCTGAAGCACTTGCAACGCTGCCACTTGTTTATTTAAGTCATAGAAACGATAAACGAACTTTAAGTTTTTCCCTGTCGGAACGAGTTCTGGTTTGGGGAGATTTCGATCATGAGTTTCTGAAATTTATCGATCAGGGTTTACTTCCCTATTATGGGCAGGAAGAAGAATTTGGCCCCATCTCATTTAAATCACAATTTTTTAGAGAATTGTCTTTTTCGTATGCCAAACAAATAACAAAGAAGTTGAGCGTTGGAATACGACCAAAGGTGTTGTTTGGACGTTTTTTTTACGACATTGAAAACCTGAATGTAGCGGTACAAACCGATGAAGAAAGGCAAGTTCTGCAGGTTATTCCCAACGGAAATTATCGCATTTCAGGCCCCATCGATGTTCAGTATGATCCGATAAAAGGTAAAACAACCATTAAAACCGATTTTACTGCCGGAGATTATTTTTTTAAGTTTAGAAATATGGGAGCCGGCATCGATTTGGGGTTTACCTACCAACCGAATAAACAAACCACCATTGCGGTGGCAATCACCGATATTGGTTTTACTACCATAAACGACAAGGCTTTTAACAATACCTTTGTCGGTTCGATAGATTATTCGCATCTCTACCAGTCCTCCGACACTGCTGCAGCCTACTATTTTGAACCCAGAGCTGCCCTGGAGGCGCTAACAGATTCTTTGCCTTATAAAACAGTGGCTGAAACCTTTACCCAACGCCAGTACGAACTGCTACCATTAAGGCTGAACTTAATGGCAACACATATGCTAAACGATAGAATGAAGTTGAATGTTTCCGACAACCTCACCTACTACAACGGAGAAGCCAGTAACTATTTATCGGCCTATTTTAATCTGCTTTTAGGAACCCGTTTCGAATTAAGCAGTGGGTTAAACCTGTATAATCTCAAACAGGTTTTACCCGGTTTTGCATGCAGCTACACGGGCAGAAGCGTACAACTTTACCTGGCGACAAATAATATTCCCAGACTGGTGCAACCATCTAAAGCAAAAAATTTAAATTTGCGATTTGGTGTAAACTTATTATTTTCCACGCAGCCAAATTAGTTTTTGTTATGACATTATTTATTACACTATACCTGGTAGGCTTCCTCCGAACTCTCGTTATAATTGCTGTTATCTACTTCGGATTTCGCTTTATTGTGCGCTATCTCTTTCCGAAAATAATTGACAAAGGGATGAAGAATATGCAGCAGAAAATGCGCGAACAGCAACAGCAGCAGCAACCCAAACGCCCCGAAGGAGAAGTTACCATTGAAAAAGAACCCGGTCGGCATAATAGAAACCAGAAGGACAATGGTGAATATGTTGATTTTGAGGAAGTAGATTAAAACAAGGCAAAAGTGAAAAGTTAAAAGGAAATGTATATAGAATGATGATTAACGATTTTTGATTGCAGATGGCTTCTCAAAATCTCACTTTCACATGCTCTCAGGCTTTTTTGTCACAAAGCTGAACAGAGAATTCTCAGAGTTGCACAAAGCGGAAAAATCCAATTTTACAATTCAACAGTTTAGCAATTGCTCTATCTCCTTCCAATCTTAAAATCAATCTTTTTCGATCTTATTCAATCTCAACAGGCTTTTCATTCCTCATTAACTCAATTACTCAATCTCCCTTATCATCCACGAATTAACTCATTCTCTAAATATCCTATTAATCTTTAATCACTAATCCTTAATCTTTAAGCACTCTCCCCTGTACTTTAGAATTTTATCCTATTTTTGCGTTCACAATTCAGAAATTATAGTTAGATGGCACAGGAAGATATTTTCAAGAAATTAGTAGCGCACTGCAAAGAATACGGATATGTATTTCAATCGAGCGAGATTTACGACGGGCTTGGAGCAGTTTACGATTACGGACAAATGGGTGTTGAACTGAAAAACAACATCAAAAAATACTGGTGGGACAGCATGGTGCTGTTGCACGAAAATGTGGTTGGTTTAGACTCAGCCATTTTTATGCACCCAACAATTTGGAAAGCATCGGGCCACGTTGATGCATTTAACGATCCGTTAATCGACAACAAAGACTCGAAAAAACGCTACCGTGCCGACGTACTTATTGAAGACCAGCTGGCGAAATACGAGGAAAAAATGAATAAGGAAGTCGCCAAAGCAGCAAAACGTTTTGGCGAATCTTTTGATGAACAACAATTCCGCGAAACTAATCCTCGTGTTCTGGCCAACCAGGAAAAATGGAATAATCTGCATAAACGTTTTTCAGATGCACTGAACGATAACGATCTGGCAGAGTTAAAACAAATAATTGAAGACGAAGGTATTGTTTGCCCGGTTTCTGGCTCACGCAACTGGACTGATGTTCGCCAATTTAATCTGATGTTTTCTACCGAAATGGGATCGACTGCTGAAGGCGCATCAAAAATTTTCCTTCGCCCGGAAACGGCACAGGGTATTTTTGTAAACTACCTGAACGTGCAAAAAACCGGACGTATGAAAATTCCGTTTGGAATTGCCCAAATTGGTAAAGCTTTCCGTAACGAGATTGTAGCGCGTCAGTTTATTTTCCGTATGCGCGAATTCGAACAAATGGAAATGCAATTCTTTGTTCGTCCCGGCACCGAGCTCGACTGGTTCGAGAAATGGAAAACGACACGTATGAAATGGCACCGTTCCCTTGGTTTTGGCGACGAAAACTACCGTTTCCACGAGCACGAAAAACTGGCACATTATGCCAATGCCGCAGTTGACGTTGAATATAAATTCCCATTCGGATTTAAAGAGGTAGAAGGTATCCACTCGCGAACCGATTTCGACTTGTCGCAACACGAAAAATATTCTGGCAAAAAAATTCGCTACTACGATCCTGAACTGGGAGAATCATATGTACCATTTGTTGTTGAAACATCGATTGGTGTCGACCGCATGTTCCTGCAGGTAATTTCGGCAAGTTATTGCGAAGAACAAATGGAAAAAGATACACGTGTAGTACTGAAATTACCTCCGGTACTGGCACCGGTAAAACTGGCTGTTATGCCGCTGGTTAAAAAAGACGGTTTGCCTGAAAAAGCCCGCGAGATTATTGACGAGCTGAAATTTGATTTCAACTGTCAGTACGACGAAAAAGACTCGATCGGGAAACGTTATCGCCGTCAGGATGCCATTGGTACTCCATTCTGCGTAACTGTCGATCACCAAAGCAACGAAGATAATACGGTTACCATCCGCTATCGCGACA
It contains:
- a CDS encoding nucleoside 2-deoxyribosyltransferase gives rise to the protein MKIYFAGSIRGGRQDAALYEQIIQYLKTFGEVLTEHVGDPALTSIGDDGPNDQFIHDRDLEWLQSSDVIVAEVTAVSMGVGYEIGRAVEMRKPVLCLFREGLNVNLSAMIAGCAAIELIHYSEFEQLKKPLHKYLFSFKASK
- a CDS encoding mechanosensitive ion channel domain-containing protein → MTFREILNLEIFKSGEFTLTVYNIFLILVVVLVTLIVLKIIRRFFKRFIKREEAERRSYWSVYLILRYVVWVIIIIFLLESSGLKVSVLLASITALLVGVGFGIQQLFSDIASGIVLLIERNLQLNDVIQLQDGTVGRVIHIGLRTSRLKTRDDIILVVPNSKFVNDKIINWSHMDYNTRFSVDVGVAYGSDTKLVTKILLDCAAKNGNISATPKPFVRFNNFGDSALEFQIFFWVRESFWVENTKSEMRYAIDDEFRKGGVQIPFPQRDIHIKSTVEQPK
- a CDS encoding Gfo/Idh/MocA family oxidoreductase, translated to MDSKKSNQLDRRKFLGLSALGLSSLTILPSWTINGIKIAPSDRVTMGFIGLGQQGMNDFRSFSAVPGVEVVAGCDVDSMKTERFKRTVEEWQQSLGLAPRVDKYEQYEELLERKDIDAVEVCTPDHWHALQTIHACQAGKDVYVQKPLSFTITEAEKMVRVAKDTKRVVQVGSQQRSSAEFQKAIELVQSGAIGHIDKVYAKVGDPPAPLDLPEMKVPANLNFNLWMGPLNDPNIHYHSDLCPPISLDPAEREKLWGAWRWYRETGNGFTADWGAHMFDIAQAAIGMDGSGPAEIIPKGVEGADYMTFKYLNGVVMTEQSYLEDMPNAQGIKFIGDDGWIEVARGYLACSKSDLVPDELRGRRPKNLTPEERKKMFEEMQKAQKEGGGSFEISSPHMEDFISCVRSRQKPIAPVEVGASTAITCCLGNMATELQRSVKWNPATHSFGTDKEAWDHRLYDYQYRGSYKL
- a CDS encoding mechanosensitive ion channel domain-containing protein, which gives rise to MKRFIRFIIPVILLLVAIFFKGFVEKRELVSPDYYNFFNKTGSIMLIVSIAWGLMAILRGFKRVILSKLDTSQEDNLRERKFLTQFNIMESIIYFMIVIVAIGASLMLFEDVRQLGISLFASAGVAGIIIGFAAQKLIATVLAGLQIAITQPIRLDDVVIIENEWGRIEEITLTYVVVKIWDQRRLVVPSTYFFEKPFQNWTRNTSEILGTVFLYTDYHVPFDALREELTRLLNSTPLWDKRVNVLQVTDTKEYGVEIRALMSAKDSPIAWDLRVFIREKMIEFIQKNYPESLPRTRVVFEQGEQKSTTGFPSKTKTD
- a CDS encoding DUF2752 domain-containing protein — its product is MKRTINSILLLVIIGVAVLFFILDPARHEIFPQCLFHSLTGGYCPGCGSQRAFHSLLHLDFAGVIGYNFLFLPATLFILYHYLYPLLNKAFGWKLPNLFYKKQTPMIVLAIVVVFWITRNLPWYPFNVLAPVG
- a CDS encoding sugar phosphate isomerase/epimerase, which gives rise to MNKREFLKRMGLLTAGGMVAGSIKPASAAAMVGMGKKEIGLQIYSLGRELTADVPNGLKKIKDIGYSTIELAGYGNRKMGEYSVEEYKKLADDAGLKITSSHVNPPTRDITKDKLGEIADFWKQTVEDHVKFGVKTLVQPMMPNVPTHDAVKVVCESFNQAGEIAKSAGIKFGYHNHSMEFGRVVKPEDKDKQQNPWMPVGDVIYDLFLNGTDPDLVFFEMDVYWTVMGANDPLEYFEKYAGRFPVLHIKDRSVLGQSGMMNFKNIFNKAYKNGLEGFYVELEGIRGGSMTQFEGVEKCFDYLNDASFVK
- a CDS encoding S41 family peptidase, translating into MKKRLLIGITIVAIISISFFSFTRDEKNFEIAKNLDIYHTLFRELNMFYVDEVNPNDLVKTSIDKMLSSLDPYTNYISEDQMEDFRFMTTGEYAGIGALISKQKDNIIIAEPYEGFPAQKFGIKAGDIILEVSGKDTKDMNTEDVSSLLKGPANKPVTIKLQRPGQKKPFTVDVIREKISIEAVPYYGMIDGNTAYIRLSNFTANCSNDVKKAFLELKENNPDGLILDLRGNPGGLLMEAVKIVNFFVPKGEEIVSTRGKVKQWDKVYKATAEPLDTTMKIAVLVNSGSASASEIVSGAIQDLDRGIIVGTRTFGKGLVQTTRDLSYNTKLKVTTAKYYIPSGRCIQALDYSHRNEDGSVGHVPDSLISEFTTKKGRKVYDGGGVVPDVKIEGDRLSSLSIELVTRFMIFDFATTYSNENESIPEPEEFSITDDIYKQFADFVEQSDFNYESASQDDLKELLETAKQEKYYELAKEEFDALAAKIEPDLDKDLSVFRPEISDLLESEIVSRFYYQKGSIRASINDDKGITKTIEALHSETAYAAFFKPGLIVGMN